From the genome of Dehalobacter sp. 12DCB1:
CATTGAACGTATAGCTCTTAAATAACCCGTTGGCTCTGGCTCAACTCTTTTTTGTTCTAGAATTTTAATAATCTTCTCCTTCGCTCTTTCGGAAGGAAGTTTAGAACGCTTAACCGCAGGTAATTCTATTTCTTCCGTATTCCTAAACCCCTTAAAACTGAGACTAACGAATTTGTCATAATCCGTTCTATTAGTTCTAGAAGCAAATATCTGATCAAAATCACGTCTTTCCATTCTAGTCTGTTGGGAACCCTTTCGGATAAAACTATCACCTTTTTTAAGATTTTTATAGTCTTTTTTCATCATGTAGGGACGGTCTATACAGTTTGAGATAATAAAAACACCAAATACTTTACTCTCAAATTCATAGGGAGAATAGTTAAGTAGTATGTTAGGTTCAATATTTTCTAGAATAAGTTGCTGATAAACTGCCGGATCAACAAATTCTGTACGTTCAATACCCAATAGCTCCCTATCACCACTACTTTGATGTTTTACCCCAACAATTATGTATCTATCACCCTGTACATTTGAATTGGCCATAGCCATTACATCCTTAATAAGTGACTCATATTGTTCCTTTACATATTGTGTTGCCTTAAAATCAAGAGCAGTATTTTCATTCTCAAATCTTATTAAATCATCAATATCCATCTTTTTGACTCCCACTTCCCCAAACTAGGCAATTTCACATAACGTCTCGCGTATTCCCGCAGTCTGCATACTAC
Proteins encoded in this window:
- a CDS encoding ATP-binding protein; this encodes MDIDDLIRFENENTALDFKATQYVKEQYESLIKDVMAMANSNVQGDRYIIVGVKHQSSGDRELLGIERTEFVDPAVYQQLILENIEPNILLNYSPYEFESKVFGVFIISNCIDRPYMMKKDYKNLKKGDSFIRKGSQQTRMERRDFDQIFASRTNRTDYDKFVSLSFKGFRNTEEIELPAVKRSKLPSERAKEKIIKILEQKRVEPEPTGYLRAIRSMGSLSYFGGTPYENRTIEELEKNLANVNETYRPDDYYETYELHSHKLNITIVNDGQSYLEDCSIKVEVKKAPGLLLASRLYHKPEHNSLLAINSIVPRVETITYPDVDSTEDAWIITQQIGDIRHQIPTDAFDVDIRIVFSEKIIGNVINFECRLFGKNLSHPLQRTLRIKVIE